A genomic region of Populus nigra chromosome 11, ddPopNigr1.1, whole genome shotgun sequence contains the following coding sequences:
- the LOC133668307 gene encoding uncharacterized protein LOC133668307 isoform X3, with product MAAEIVLSTIFDILITDLSRHIRYPFEYKKNAEKLTHQIDKLKAMRDRVRGTVEEAEFNGEMITIDVKCWLQDVNMIIEEVDLVLSVENERARRFPFGSCLSIKSHYQVGRKAKKLAYEVSELQMSGKFDAISFRSAPQWMFDGDHESLPSRLLLCKAIMDALKDDDINMVGVYGIAGVGKTTLVKQVAVQAKEQKLFDVVLMVVASEALNIRRIQEQIAVMLGLHLDADTDEGRSCQLYEKLKRERFLLIMDDLREIFDLKRIGIPSKDEHSGCKILLVSRIRDVLSNQMGCRRTFEVLSLSAEEALELFKNTIGDDLENPFMRSTAVEIAKECSNLPVAIVSVARSLKKKSLPEFKKALKELRRSSLTSSTTSQNIEMSYNYLESDQLKSAFLLYGLLGHNASLRNLLRYGLGLGLFPDAVSLEEAQYIAQSLVHKLRDSFNPNVGEQFAVHIAVHDAAVSIADRYHHVLTTDNEIAVKQLDEDAQKQLRQIWLHGNISELPADLECPQLDLFQIFNDNHYLKIADNFFSRMHKLRVLGLSNLSLSSLPSSVSLLENLQTLCLDRSTLDDISAIGDLKRLEILSFFQSNIKQLPREIAQLTKLRLLDLSDCFELEVIPPDVFSKLSMLEELYMRNSFHQWDAEGKNNASLAELENLSHLTDAEIHIQDSQVLPYGIIFERLKKYRVCIGDDWDWDGASDMLRTAKLKLNTKIDHRNYGIRMLLNRTEDLYLFEIEGVNIIQELDREGFPHLKHLQLRNSFEIQYIISTMEMVSSNAFPILESLILYDLSSLKKICHGALRVESFAKLRIIAVEHCNKLTNLFSFFVARGLSQLQKIKIAFCMKMEEVVAEESDELGDQNEVVDVIQFTQLYSLSLQYLPHLMNFYSKVKPSSLSRTQPMPSITEARSEEIISEDELRTPTQLFNEKILFPNLEDLNLYAINIDKLWNDQHPSISVSIQNLQRLVVNQCGSLKYLFPSSLVNILVQLKHLSITNCMSVEEIIAIGGLKEEETTSTVFPKLEFMELSDLPKLRRFCIGSSIECPLLKRMRICACPEFKTFAADFSCANITDGNELEEVNSEENNNNVIQSLFGEKVIFPSLAEIEISHIDNLEKIWHNNLAAGSFCELRSIKIRGCKKIVNIFPSVLIRSFTRLEVLEIGFCDLLEAIFDLKGPSVDEIQPSNVVQLRDLSLNSLPKLKHIWNKDPQGKHKFHNLQIVRAFSCGVLKNLFPFSIARVLRQLEKLEIVHCGVEQIVAKEEGGEAFPYFMFPRLTSLDLIEIRKFRNFYPGKHTWECPRLKSLAVSGCGNIKYFDSKFLYLQEVQGEIDPTVPIQQPLFSDEEIISNLEELSLNGEDPATSIIWCCQFPGKFYSRLKVIKLKNFYGKLDPIPFGFLQSIRNLETLCVSCSSFEKIFLNEGCVDKDEDIQGPVDSDEHTRMRARLKNLVIDSVQDIAHIWEPKYRLISVVQNLESLKMQSCNSLVNLAPSTVLFHNLETLDVHSCHGLSNLLTSSTAKSLVQLVKLIVVSCKLVTEIVAKQGGEINDDIIFCKLEYLELVRLDNLTSFCPGNYNFIFPSLKGMVVEQCPKMRIFSQGISSTPKLQGVYWKKDSMNEKCWHGNLNATLQQLYTKMVGCNGIWSLKLSDFPQLKDRWHGQLPFNCFSNLGNLTVDNCAIVSTAIPSNILKFMNNLKYLHVKNCESLEGVFDLEGLSAEEGYDRLLPNLQELHLVDLPELRHIWNRDLPGILDFRNLKRLKVHNCSSLRNIFSPFMASGLVQLERIGIRNCALMDEIVVNKGTEAETEVMFHKLKHLALVCLPRLASFHLGYCTIKLPSLECVLVQECPQMKTFSQGVVSTPKLRKVVQKEFGDSVHWAHDLNATIHKLFIEMSDRVVRSKLLSLPNEPTQDKNGQHTGSEGQASENLHVTEYPDGTKEYPPVSQKAFNTKEHVIKSEPEIIQLASRYEESLTASNDENEAPEDHADPIQAQELRAHTGIGPQISQQVQQASQETEKYENSEDRVMPTFSILQRDTIPSSPAAPVEQVLVRTSASLTNSTSSQELMLTTASQPTIEIPSISVTKTRPALNFESVFASMEQLINSSPESSSQLASSSNSHTESPKSSSVSFEETYSYSMALIKRILRKSPVEVAISADRLLLLSSLKNLRNCPFLNSQQLEIIQFYLENFETLVTSHPFYEQKIDWTKVVKFCIEDDKRGITELKTSYEELTRKINILSAEKEALSKKLREIEEEEDHIRANMEGLYAQLVSQKGKLETNMNALAEAVRQERETADRACNIDRYWAKLQGLFAEV from the exons ATGGCAGCGGAAATCGTTTTATCCACTATTTTCGATATCCTTATTACCGACCTCAGTCGTCATATTAGATACCCTTTCGAGTACAAGAAAAATGCCGAGAAACTAACCCATCAAATTGACAAGTTAAAAGCAATGCGAGACAGAGTGCGGGGCACAGTTGAGGAAGCTGAGTTTAATGGAGAAATGATAACAATTGATGTCAAATGTTGGCTGCAAGATGTGAATATGATTATTGAAGAAGTGGACCTTGTGCTCAGTGTTGAAAATGAAAGAGCAAGGAGGTTTCCTTTTGGATCGTGTCTAAGCATCAAGTCACACTACCAGGTTGGCAGGAAAGCCAAGAAGCTAGCCTATGAAGTTTCTGAACTACAGATGAGTGGTAAATTTGATGCGATTTCCTTCCGCTCTGCTCCACAATGGATGTTTGACGGTGATCACGAGTCCTTACCATCAAGACTGTTGCTTTGTAAAGCAATCATGGATGCTTTGAAAGATGATGATATCAACATGGTTGGTGTGTATGGGATAGCTGGCGTGGGTAAGACCACCCTGGTGAAACAGGTTGCCGTACAAGCAAAGGAGCAGAAGCTTTTTGATGTGGTGCTTATGGTTGTTGCATCTGAGGCTTTGAATATTAGGAGAATTCAAGAACAGATTGCAGTCATGTTGGGCTTACACCTAGATGCAGATACTGACGAGGGAAGATCATGTCAGTTATATGAGAAGTTGAAGCGTGAGAGGTTTCTTTTGATTATGGATGACTTGCGGGAGATATTCGATTTGAAGAGAATTGGGATTCCATCCAAGGATGAACACAGTGGGTGCAAGATATTGTTAGTTTCTAGAATTCGTGATGTTCTGTCAAATCAAATGGGTTGTCGAAGGACCTTTGAAGTTTTGAGTTTGTCTGCCGAAGAAGCCCTGGAGTTATTTAAGAATACTATCGGTGATGATCTTGAAAATCCTTTTATGCGGTCCACTGCTGTTGAGATAGCCAAGGAGTGTTCGAATTTGCCAGTTGCTATTGTATCAGTTGCGAGatctttgaagaagaagagtttACCTGAGTTTAAGAAGGCCTTGAAAGAACTAAGACGTTCCTCCCTAACAAGCTCGACAACATCACAAAATATAGAAATGAGTTATAATTATTTAGAAAGTGACCAGCTCAAGTCAGCTTTCCTTCTTTATGGTCTATTGGGTCATAATGCTTCCTTGCGCAATCTGCTCAGATATGGTCTTGGTTTGGGCTTGTTTCCTGATGCTGTTTCATTGGAAGAAGCACAGTACATAGCACAGTCATTGGTACATAAACTAAGAGACTCTTTTAATCCTAATGTTGGTGAGCAATTTGCCGTGCATATTGCTGTTCATGATGCTGCTGTATCAATAGCCGATAGGTACCACCATGTCTTGACAACAGATAATGAAATTGCAGTGAAGCAGCTTGATGAAGATGCACAAAAGCAGCTCAGACAAATCTGGTTACATGGCAATATTAGCGAGCTTCCAGCAGACTTGGAATGCCCCCAGCTTGAcctttttcaaatatttaatgataatcATTATCTGAAAATAGCTGATAACTTTTTTTCAAGAATGCACAAACTCAGAGTCTTAGGTTTGAGTAATTTGTCTTTATCATCCCTACCTTCTTCTGTTTCTTTGTTGGAGAATCTTCAAACATTGTGTCTGGATCGTTCCACATTGGACGACATATCTGCTATCGGGGATCTAAAGAGATTAGAAATCCTAAGTTTCTTTCAATCTAACATCAAACAGTTACCCAGGGAAATAGCGCAGCTGACAAAGTTGAGGTTGTTAGATTTAAGTGATTGTTTTGAACTCGAAGTGATTCCACCAGATGTCTTCTCAAAGCTATCTATGTTAGAAGAATTGTATATGAGAAACAGCTTTCATCAGTGGGATGCTGAAGGAAAGAACAATGCGAGTCTTGCAGAGTTGGAGAACTTGTCTCACCTAACCGATGCAGAGATACATATTCAAGATTCCCAGGTTTTGCCATATGGCATAATCTTTGAAAGATTGAAAAAGTATAGAGTTTGTATAGGAGATGATTGGGACTGGGACGGTGCATCTGATATGTTAAGAACAGCAAAGCTCAAGCTTAACACAAAAATTGATCATCGAAACTATGGAATCCGGATGTTGTTGAACAGAACTGAAGatctttatttgtttgaaattgaaGGTGTCAACATCATTCAAGAACTGGATAGGGAAGGTTTTCCACATTTAAAGCACCTGCAATTGCGTAACAGCTTTGAGATTCAATATATAATCAGCACGATGGAAATGGTTTCTTCCAATGCCTTTCCTATTTTGGAGTCTTTAATTCTCTATGATTTGTCATCCTTGAAGAAGATTTGCCATGGTGCACTCAGAGTAGAGTCTTTTGCTAAATTACGCATCATAGCAGTGGAACATTGCAATAAATTGACCaacctcttctctttctttgttgCACGAGGCCTCTCACAACTACAAAAGATCAAAATTGCTTTTTGTATGAAAATGGAAGAAGTTGTTGCTGAGGAAAGTGATGAACTTGGCGACCAGAATGAAGTAGTTGATGTGATTCAGTTCACTCAATTGTATTCCCTATCACTGCAGTATTTGCCACATCTCATGAACTTCTACTCCAAAGTGAAGCCATCTTCTTTATCTCGAACACAACCAATGCCGTCGATAACTGAAGCAAGATCTGAAGAAATCATTTCAGAGGATGAGCTGAGAACCCCTACACAACTTTTCAATGAAAAG ATTTTGTTCCCAAACTTGGAGGATTTGAACTTGTATGCAATTAACATTGACAAGCTATGGAATGACCAGCACCCATCAATTTCAGTTTCCATTCAAAATTTGCAAAGATTGGTTGTGAATCAATGTGGCAGCCTCAAATATCTATTTCCATCTTCTTTGGTGAATATTCTCGTGCAGCTCAAACATCTTTCTATAACCAATTGTATGTCAGTGGAAGAAATAATTGCAATTGGAGGattaaaggaagaagaaacaacAAGTACAGTGTTCCCTAAACTAGAGTTCATGGAGCTCTCTGATCTTCCAAAACTCAGACGATTCTGTATTGGCTCTTCAATTGAGTGTCCTTTGCTGAAACGGATGAGAATATGTGCTTGTCCTGAATTTAAGACATTTGCTGCTGATTTTTCATGTGCAAATATCACTGATGGCAATGAACTTGAAGAAGTGAACTCGGAGGAGAACAACAACAATGTTATTCAATCTCTCTTTGGTGAAAAG GTAATATTCCCTAGCTTAGCTGAAATTGAGATCTCCCATATTGATAACTTGGAAAAGATATGGCATAATAATCTTGCTGCTGGTTCCTTTTGCGAACTAAGATCAATTAAAATTAGAGGTTGCAAAAAGATAGTGAATATTTTTCCATCAGTTTTGATACGGAGTTTCACGAGATTAGAGGTGTTGGAGATTGGGTTTTGTGATCTGTTAGAAGCCATATTTGACCTCAAAGGACCAAGTGTTGATGAAATTCAACCTTCCAACGTTGTACAGTTACGAGACTTGTCCTTGAACAGTCTTCCTAAATTGAAGCACATATGGAATAAAGATCCTCAAGGAAAGCACAAATTTCACAATCTACAAATTGTAAGGGCTTTTAGTTGTGGTGTTTTAAAGAATCTATTTCCATTCTCCATTGCTAGAGTTCTTCGACAACTTGAAAAGCTAGAGATAGTGCATTGTGGGGTGGAGCAAATTGTTGCCAAGGAAGAAGGTGGCGAAGCATTCCCTTATTTTATGTTTCCTAGGTTAACCTCCTTGGATCTTATTGAAATACGAAAATTCAGGAACTTCTATCCAGGGAAACATACATGGGAATGTCCAAGGTTAAAAAGTTTAGCAGTGTCAGGCTGTGGCAATATCAAGTACTTCGATTCAAAATTTCTTTACCTACAAGAAGTTCAAGGTGAAATTGATCCCACTGTCCCAATACAGCAACCTCTCTTCTCTGATGAAGAG ATAATCTCCAACTTGGAGGAATTGTCATTGAATGGGGAAGACCCAGCTACTTCAATTATTTGGTGTTGCCAATTTCCAGGGAAGTTCTATTCCAGGTTGAAAGTTATCAAGCTGAAAAACTTTTATGGAAAGCTAGATCCTATTCCTTTTGGTTTCCTACAAAGCATACGCAATCTAGAAACACTCTGTGTGTCATGTAGTTCTTTCGAAAAGATATTCTTGAATGAAGGATGTGTTGATAAAGATGAAGACATTCAGGGGCCTGTTGATTCAGATGAACATACTAGGATGCGTGCAaggttaaaaaatttagttatagATTCAGTTCAAGATATAGCACACATATGGGAGCCAAAATACAGGCTGATTTCAGTTGTTCAAAATCTCGAGTCTCTAAAAATGCAGTCTTGTAACAGCTTGGTCAATTTAGCACCGTCAACTGTATTGTTTCATAATTTAGAAACTCTTGATGTACACTCTTGCCATGGATTATCGAACCTATTAACATCCTCAACAGCCAAAAGTCTTGTGCAACTCGTGAAGTTGATCGTAGTTAGTTGCAAATTGGTGACAGAAATTGTGGCAAAACAGGGGGGTGAAATAAATGATGATATCATATTCTGCAAACTAGAATATCTGGAACTTGTTCGATTAGACAATCTCACAAGCTTCTGCCCTGGAAATTACAACTTCATATTCCCATCTTTGAAAGGAATGGTGGTTGAACAATGCCCAAAGATGAGAATTTTCTCTCAAGGAATATCAAGCACACCAAAGCTACAGGGAGTATATTGGAAAAAGGATTCTATGAATGAAAAGTGTTGGCATGGCAACCTTAATGCCACCTTACAACAGTTGTACACAAAAATG GTTGGATGCAATGGCATATGGAGTTTGAAGCTCTCTGACTTCCCCCAATTGAAAGATAGATGGCACGGACAACTTCCCTTCAACTGCTTTAGCAATTTAGGAAATCTCACAGTGGATAACTGTGCAATTGTCTCTACTGCTATTCCATCCAATATACTAAAGTTCatgaataatttgaaatatCTGCACGTGAAGAACTGTGAGTCTCTTGAAGGAGTATTTGATTTGGAAGGGCTCAGTGCTGAGGAGGGGTATGATAGGCTGTTGCCCAATTTACAAGAATTGCACTTGGTTGACCTACCTGAGTTGAGGCATATATGGAACAGGGATCTTCCTGGAATTTTGGACTTTAGAAACCTGAAAAGGTTGAAAGTTCATAATTGTAGCAGCTTGAGAAACATATTTTCACCATTCATGGCATCAGGTCTTGTGCAACTCGAGAGGATAGGGATAAGAAACTGTGCCTTGATGGACGAAATAGTAGTTAACAAGGGAACTGAAGCAGAAACTGAGGTGATgtttcacaaattgaaacattTGGCACTTGTCTGTTTGCCACGCCTTGCAAGCTTTCATTTGGGTTATTGTACAATCAAGCTTCCATCTTTAGAGTGCGTGCTAGTGCAAGAGTGCCCCCAAATGAAAACTTTTTCTCAAGGAGTCGTAAGCACACCAAAGCTACGGAAAGTAGTACAGAAAGAATTTGGAGATAGCGTACATTGGGCACACGACCTTAATGCCACCATACACAAGTTGTTCATAGAAATG AGTGATAGAGTGGTACGGTCCAAACTGCTGAGCTTACCCAACGAGCCTACACAAGATAAAAATGGACAGCATACTGGATCAGAGGGACAAGCTTCTGAGAATTTGCATGTCACTGAATATCCAGATGGCACTAAAGAATACCCTCCAGTCTCTCAAAAAGCATTCAACACCAAAGAGCATGTCATCAAAAGTGAACCTGAGATCATTCAATTGGCCTCTAGATACGAAGAGTCTCTTACTGCTTCAAATGATGAG AATGAAGCCCCAGAGGACCATGCTGATCCTATACAAGCTCAAGAATTGCGAGCTCACACGGGAATTGGACCTCAGATCTCTCAACAAGTTCAACAGGCTTCTCAAGAAACTGAGAAG tatgaGAACTCAGAGGACCGTGTTATGCCTACCTTTTCAATTCTGCAGAGGGACACCATTCCTTCATCTCCTGCCGCTCCTGTTGAACAAGTCCTTGTACGGACTTCTGCATCTTTAACCAACTCAACGTCTTCTCAAGAGCTCATGCTCACCACTGCTTCTCAACCAACTATAGAGATTCCATCAATTTCTGTCACCAAAACTCGGCCTGCTTTGAATTTTGAGTCTGTCTTTGCCAGCATGGAACAGTTGATAAACTCAAGTCCAGAGTCTTCTTCTCAGCTTGCGTCAAGCTCTAATTCTCATACCGAATCTCCCAAGTCCAGTAGTGTGAGCTTTGAGGAGACATACAGTTATTCAATGGCTTTGATAAAAAGGATCTTAAGAAAATCCCCAGTAGAAGTGGCCATATCTGCTGATCGCCTGTTGCTTCTGTCCAGTTTGAAGAATTTAAGGAACTGTCCTTTTCTGAATTCTCAGCAACTAGAAATCATTCAATTCTACCTTGAGAATTTTGAGACCTTGGTGACAAGCCACCCATTTTATGAGCAGAAAATTGACTGGACTAAAGTAGTGAAGTTCTGTATTGAAGATGACAAAAGGGGAATTACTGAGTTGAAGACATCTTATGAAGAACTTACCAGAAAGATCAACATCCTTAGTGCTGAAAAGGAAGCATTAAGTAAAAAGCTTCgggaaattgaagaagaagaagatcacaTCCGAGCAAACATGGAAGGTCTCTATGCCCAGCTCGTTAGCCAAAAAGGAAAACTAGAAACAAATATGAATGCTCTTGCAGAAGCCGTGAGGCAAGAACGAGAGACAGCGGATAGAGCTTGCAATATTGATCGCTATTGGGCTAAGCTCCAGGGCTTATTTGCTGAAGTTtga